In Geotalea uraniireducens, the genomic window AAGCCACCTTGACGGCGCCGGGGACGCTTTCCTTCTGGTGGAAAGTGTCGTCCGAGTTTGGCTACGATGGCTTGATCTTTTATCTGGACGGTGTTGCCCAGACAAGCATCAGTGGCGAGGTCGACTGGACTCAGGCAACGTTTGCCATCCCCGTCGGCACTCATAGCGTGCGCTGGGAATATTACAAGGATAGTTCCGCCAGCAGCGGGGCAGATGCCGGCTGGGTGGATCAGATTGTCTGGACAGAAACCGGTGTTTGCGGCTCATCGCACGGAAAGATCCTCAGTGCGGCGCCGGCGACAAATCTCTGCCTGTCGGGTACGGCGACGGCGGTCACCGGTTCCGGTCCCTGGTATTGGAGCTGTCAGGCGAATGCCAATGCGTCCAGTGTGGCCTGCAATGCTTACAACCCGGGATATTCGGCCATTACGCTGCCGCAGACGGGCCAGACCGGGTGTTGGAACGGTGTCGGCGACGTTATCGGTTGCGCCGGCACTTCGCAGGATGGCGAAACCTTGCTGGGAGACGCACGGCCGAGTTCCCGGTTGACGAACAATAATGACGGCACGATCACGGATAACCTGACCGGCCTGATGTGGGTGCGGGATGCCAATCTGATGAACAGCCGCGACCCGGCGTTCGACGATCTGGCCACGGTGTACGGCGTTACCTACGATGGCGCCGTCTCCTGGCAGCGGGCGCTGGATTATATTAAAAAGCTCAATAGCGAAAAGTACCTGGGATTTAACGACTGGCGTCTCCCCAATTTCAGGGAGCTTGAAAGCCTGCTTGGCGACCAGAAGACAGACCAGACGATCGGGAGCGACATCTTTGCCTGGCTTGCCGCAAACGGTTTTATCAATGTCGTTCGACCCAACGTGTCGTATTCGACCTACGATGGCTACTGGTCTTCGACCACCAATTTCTGGGATGGCAAATATGCCTGGGCCATAGATGTGAGCCACCGGACCATGATCTACCGGGATAAATCGTCGGCGCTTTCGGTCTGGCCGGTTCGCAGTCCACCGGCGGCAACTCTGCCCCGAACCGGCCAGGTCCTCTGTGCCGACACCAGCGGTGCCGTGATCGACTGCGCCGGCACCGGTCAGGACGGCGATTCGCGGAGTGGGGTCGCCTGGCCCGATCCCCGGTTTGTTGACAATGGCGATAACACCATGACGGATGTGCTGACCGGCCTTGTCTGGACCAAGGACGCGAATGCCCCGACCCTCGATGTCTGCCCCTCCGGCTACGGCAGCTGGTCGGGCGCTTTGGACTATATCCGCTGTTTGAACAATAACAATTTCCTCGGCCACAATGACTGGCGCCTGCCGAACCGTGCCGAACTGTCGAGTGTCGCCAATTTCAACGTGCCGGACCCGGCCGATTGGCTCATTGCCAGCGGGGTTCTCGTCAACAAAAACTGGACCCATTACTGGACATCGGACTCCGACATTACGCTGCCCAGCCTTACTCCGCGAAATAGTATCGGCGGCGATTATCCGATGACGGAAAACAAGAGCTCCTCTAACAATGCCTGGCCGGTCCGGGGAGGGACGAGCGCAAAACTGCTGCTTTCCCCGCAGTCGATCGACTTCGGCTCGGCCTATCTCGAGCAGGTCATGACCCGGGCAGTTACCGTCTCCAATCCTCTGGCCACTGCCGTCACGGTGAGCGCCGTCGCGGTGGGGGGGAGCAATGCCACCGATTTCACCCTCGGGGATACGTGCTCCGGCAGGACTCTCGTCCCGAACGGCTCCTGCTCGCTGCAGATCAGCTTCACTCCCTTGTCCTGTGGCAATAAGAATGCGGCAATTACCGTTTCCAGCACCAAGGGAGACTACACGGTATCTCTTGCCGGCCTGGCGTGCGGCACCGGTACGGCCAATCTGAAAGGCAACGTGCTCGACGCGCAGACGCTCCAGCCCCTGGCCAACACTACGGTGACCTTGGGAACGCTGCCCGCCGTGACCACCGATGCCAACGGCAATTACCAATTCAGCGCCCTTGCCGCCGGCTCCTACGAACTGGTTGTGACAAAGGCTGGATACAAGCCGTGGCGATCATTTGTTCCCGTGCTGCCTCTGGAGACGGCCGTCAGGAACGCCCATCTCTTCCCCACCACCTGGACCGGGGTGAATATCACCTCGATCAATTCCAAGTATTCAACGGGCAAGACGTACTATTTCCTGCCGGACATCGACTCGTTCACGACGGTGGATTTTACCGCCTATGTGGATTGGGGGGGGAAGACCCCCGGCACGGTGCGCTTCATCACCCCCGGCGGGTCGTATGACGTGGCTACGACTACGAATTCCGCCACCAAAGCGTTCAACATCGCGACGACGTTTCCCCCCTGTTCGACCCTCAAGGCGGTTGCGATTGCCGCCGACGGGACCACATCTCCGGAGGCGGCGGCCGATTTCCTGGTCACCAAGCCTCTTGCGGCTACCCCTCTTGCCTTTGTGAGCGATATCGACGGCTTTTCCTACAAGACGGCGGTACCGGTCAAGGCGGAGTTCCTGAAATCCCTGGAGACGGTTGTCGATAGCACGGTGCCCATCTTTGGCTCACACCCTTTTCTGGTCAACTATATCCCCGAGATGGATGTGTCCTTCAAGAGCGACGGGACCGGCAGCTACAAGTTTAGTTGGAAGAACAAGGCCTGGGGGGAGTCGCTGGAGAAAGAGTACTATCAACATCGTGATTTCCGGAAGTTCAAGACCAATTACCAGTACCTGGAACTGTTGAAGGCGGAGAGCGAAATTTATAAAACCCTGGGGCAGGCGATTCCGTTGCCAGCGGTCAATGTGGGCGGGCGGGAACTGACCTTTTTCCCCTTGCTCGATGTCGGCGTCGAATTCAATCCCAATTCCTGCACCAATAACGAGGCCGGTTGGAAATACAACGGCTCGGTAGGCTTTGCCGGTGATTTCAAATACGAGGCGGTCAGGCAGAATGTCACCCCGCTGGGGCCAATTCCGGTGCCATGGTATGTGAAGTTCACCCTTAGCCTGGGGGGCGATTTTACCCTCAGCGTTAACGACCTGTTCGACAAGAAATTGACCGGGACCTTGAATCTCAATCCTTCGGTGGCTGGATCGCTCGGGGTGGGGGTCCACGAAATGGGGGCTGCGGAGGGGACCTTGACCATGGGGGCCGAAACCAAGTGGCTGTGGCCCAGCGTCAATCCGATGCATCTGGAAGAGATGGCGATCTTCCTGGAGGAGAAGGCGCGGCTCTATATGGGCCCGTGGGAGTGGAACACCAGCTCGTACCGGCAGACCTGGTGCCTTGCCGGCCCCTGCGCCCAACAGGCCCCGCCGCTCCCGGTCGAAAATTCTGCCGAGCCGGTCCTCATCCCCCGGGATTACCTGAATGCCGGCACCGTGGCGTTCGAGAGTGCGCCCAGCCTTGCCGTCCGGCAGTTCGCCACGGCCAGTCAGACATACAACGTTTCGACCGCTTCGCTCTCCTCGGCGACCTTCCCGGTATCGAATCCCAGCCTCACTTCAGCCGGAAGCAGCACCAACCTGCTGTGGATTGCCGACAATGCTTCCCGGAGCCCGATCAACCGGACGATGCTGGTGCACTCGGCCTACAACGGTTCAACCTGGAGCGCGCCGGTTCCCGTGGCCGATGACGGTACCGGCGATGCCAGCCCCACGGCGCTGACCTTCAGCGACGGCACCATCGTGGCGGCCTGGGAGAACGTCCGGGACGCTCTGGCCGATACCGCGACCTTCCCCGAAATGCTGACCAAAATGGAAATTGCCGCCGCGGTGTTCAACCCCGCCACCAAGTCGTGGGGGCCGGCAGTCCGCCTGAGCAGCAACGCTACCCTCGACCGCAGCCCCAAGCTTGCCGGAACGGCCGGGAACAATCTGCTGCTCACCTGGATCGGCAATGACCAGAATGACCTGCTCGGCAGCGCTGCCAAGCCCAACAAACTCTGGTACGCCCGCTACAACGGTTCGGCCTGGAGCCCGCCGGCCATGGCGGCGACGGTGCCGTACGGAATCAATCGCTACAGCGTGGCCTATGATGGCACGGTCGCCAACGTGGTGCTCTCCCTCGACACCGACGGCAATGCCGGGACCATCGCCGATCTGGAGCTGTATCGGCTGAGCTATGCCAACGGCACGTGGGGGGGCTTGAGTCGGCTGACCACCGATGCGGTCATCGATGACAATCCCCAGCTTGCTCTGGCGGCGAACGGGGCTTTCCTGCTCACCTGGGTGAAGGGCGGAGAGCTGTCCAGCGTGACGGGGTTCGATTTCAGCCAGCGGACGGTGATTCGCCGCGAAGAGGAGTACTCCAGCACCCTGGCCGATTTCAAACAGGCCACGGCGGCCGACGGGAAGATTGCGGTCATCTACGCCGATACCTCTGACGCCGGCAGTTCCGATCTGTTTGCCGCAATCTACGACCCGACCTTCAAGCTGTGGGGCAATCCCCTGCAGCTTACTGCCGATGCCCATACCGAACAGCGGCCGACCCTGGCCTTTCTCGGCAATGACACCCTTATGGCCTGCTATAACCGGAAGCTGCTGATCAATGCCGATGGCTCCCTGGCAACGGGAGCCTATACCGAACTGGCCATGCTCAAGCACGCCCTGGGGGACGACCTGGCGCTGAAAATCGGCAGCCTGGCCGTTGATCCGGCCAATGCCCCTCCCGGCAGTGCCGTCACCTTGAGCGTTGTGGCGCAGAACGTGGGCGACAAGGCTGCCCAGAACATTGCCGTCGTGTTTTATCAGGGTAACCCTGCGGCAGGGGGGACGGCCATTGACGGGGCAACAATTGCCGGGCCGTTGCGGCCGGGCGATGAACAGGCGGTCTCTATCCCCTGGACAATTCCCCAGGGGAGTGCCCCGTTGAATGTTTACGCGGTCATCGATCCCGTGGGGGTGATCGATACCGTCAACCGGACCAACAACACATTGAGCCTGGCTGTTGCCGCCCCCGATCTCGGTGTGCGCACTCTCTCCGGCGAAAAGGTCGGGCCGGGCCGGTTCCGGTTGGTGGCGAGCGTGTTCAATAACGGCGGGACCGCCAGTCCGGCGTCGACCCTGACCCTGCGCAGCGACAGCGCCACGGGGGCGGTGCTGGCATCGCTGCCGGTTAAGGCCCTGGCGCGCTTCGAGAGCATCGATCTCACCTATGACTGGAATGCCTCGGCGGTGGCGAAGCCGTACTATACTGCGGTGGCCACTGTCGATGAGGCGAATGCCATCGCCGAAGGCGACGAGAACAACAACAGTTTCCGGGTTAGCCTGCCGGGGGATCAGCAAGATGTCCAGGCCTGGCCGGCGGCGCTTTCCTTCGGAACGGTTGCGGCCGGCCAAAAGGCCACCCGGGAACTGCTGGTCAGCAACGCCGGCACCGCCCCGCTGGCGGTGTCAAACGTCACGGTGGGCAGCCCCTTCGCTGTTGCCCCGGGGGGGAGCATCCCCTGCCCGAATCTCAGTCCCACCTTGCTGCCGGGCGTTTCCTGCTCCCTGGAGGTCAGCGTTACGCCGATGACGAGCGGCAGTTGGAACACGACGGCGGCCATAACTTCCGATGACCCGGATACCCCGGTGGCGAGTCTCCCGGTCAGTGCCTCGGTCCCCGTCACGACGTCCCGCTTAAGTGTCACCCTGGCCGGGGCTGCGACGGGCACTGTCACCAGCAGTCCGGCCGGTATCGCCTGCCTGGCGGGGACCTGCTCGTCTGCGTTCGTCCAGGGCTCAACGGTCACGCTGCTGGCGACGCCGTCGCTCGGTGCCTCCTTCAATGGCTGGTCGGGGGCGTGCGGCGGCACCGGCAACTGTTCCGTGGCGCTCTCGTCCGACAAGAGCGTGGTTGCAGCGTTTATGGTGCGAAACCCGCTGGTGAAGCGTGCCGGAACCACGCCGGCCTTCTTCGCCAGCCTGGGAACGGCCGGTTCGTCCGTCGCCACAGCGGAGGCCGTCACCTTCCTGGCCCAGGAAGGCGACTTTACGGAGGACCTGCTCCTCGCCGGCGCCGCCGAAAGGACGCTCCAGGGGGGGTATGACAATACCTTCGCCGCAAGCAGCGGCTATTCGCGACTGCTGGGGAACCTGACGATTGCGGGCGGTTCGCTGACCGTCGACCGTTTGATCATCGGCGGGCCTTCGGATGGCGCTGTCAGCGATGGCGCGCCAGTCATCATGCTGGCTGACACCCCTGCCACCTTCTATTCGACGTTTGAGCTGGCCTATGAAGCTGCGGCGAACGGGGCAGCAGATCTGCGGCCCATTATCATCAAGACGGGAACGGGGACGATCACTAATGGCTTGACCCTTGATCGCAATCTGGCCCTCACCCTCCTCGGGGGGCTCGACAGCACCCTTAGCCGCGGTGAAGAGTATCTTCACATCAAAGGGGCGCTGGTGGTCGAAAGCGGTTCGCTGGTCGTAGACCGGATTGTTGTCGAGTAATGGGATGAATTCCGCTGAACGTGAACTGGGGAGATTGTTTCGATGACTCTACCGAAGACGCTGATTGGTGTGCTGCTGTTGGTGATGGTGACGCTCTGCGCCGGTAATGCTGCGGCAGCAGAGATTTATGGCCGGTTGACGAACTCCGGCGGCAGCGGCATCGCCGGGGTTGCCGTGACGGTCTACGGCCAGGGGCAGGCGACGATCAACAGCACCCAAACCGATGCCACCGGCAATTACCGGATCAGCGGCCTGCCCGCCGACAGCTATCAAATCCAGTTCGATACCGGAAACAACGGCTATGCCAGTGCCTGGTACGGATCAAGCTGCCCCGGCGCCGTCTTGGCCGACAGCACGGTCTTCAATGCCAGCATGGTATTGGATTCATTGTCCGGTACCGGGACAATCCAGGGGCGGGTGACCGATAGTAACGGCAAGGGGCTTAATTACATCTATCCGACGGCAATGAAGGATTATTTCGATTACGCCGGTTCCGTCGCCACCGATGCCAACGGCTATTACACGCTGAATCTTCCTGCCGGCTGGTATACGATCTACTTTTCGGCCGCCGTGCACAATTCCATGTATGGAAAAGCGTTTATTAGTGAATATTTCGACAATGTCGGGGCTGACTTCCTGCGCGCACAGCGAATCAAGGTTACCGCCGGCTCAACCTCTACTGCCTCTGCTGTCCTGGAAGAAGGGGGCGCCATTTCCGGCTTGGTGACTGATAGCTATGGGACTGCGCTCAGCGGTATCGTCGTCTCTTTGTACGATACGAATGGGGGCAAGCTCGGCGAGGCAACTACTCAATACGACGGGACATATTCGTTCGGCAGCTTGCTGCCGCGGAATTACCGGGTGCAGTTTTCCCTGATGTCGAATACCTACCCGGCGTATGCCAAATATGGGGTCTGGTACAACGGCGCAACCAGCCAGAATGCTGCCAGCATCGCCGTGACTCCCGGATCGAACAGTACCGGTATCAATGCCGTTATCCCGCGAGGCAGCGTCGCCGGCAGAATTTCAACCCCTGACAATGCGGCGGTTACGAATGCGGAAATTTACCTGTATGATGACTCCGGCAAGCTGCAGGGGTCGGCATATACCGATTCGAACGGCGCGTACCTCTTCGACTTCGTGATCCCGGGGACGTATAAGATTCAGTTCAGGTTGCAATATGGAGCCATCACCGGGTGGTTTAGCGCCAAGAACAGCTTCACTGAGGCGACCCCGCTAATCGTTGCGGAGAAGGCGCAGGCGAAAGCAGACCTGGTCCTGAGCAAAATCGGCGGCAAGGTGACCGATTCAAGCGGAGTTCCGCTTGCCGGGATCTCCCTGGCAATTTATTCTTCCGCTATTGGCCAGTATATGGGGACCGTCTCGACCGATGCCAATGGCCTCTATAAATCGCCGCCGCTTTTTCCCGGTTCGTACAAACTCTATTGCTACGCAAAAACGACTCCCGATAACACCATGTATGCGGGCCAGTGGTATCCGACGGGAACCACCATTGTTCAGGCGGGTAATGTCGTCCTGCCGCAAGCCACCATCCTTGCTGATGTCAACATGCTGCTGAATGCTGTGCCGATCGGTTTCGTTTCGGGTCATGTCTACGATCAGAACAGCCTGCCGGTGGCAAATGCCCGGGTGTCGCTCATCAATCAATTCGGGACGACAAGCACAACCGTGGTTGCCGATTCGAATGGTTACTACAAAGCTTCCGTGACAAGCGGCGGCAGCTATCGGGTGAAGTTTGACAGCCCGTCGGATTCCGCGAGCAATTACCTGCCGAGCTATTACAATGGCAAAAGCTCTCTGGCAGGGGCAGACAGCCTGTCACTGGCGGTTCCCGGCGACCTGACGAATATCAACGGCATCTTGCCCCCGGGAGGCATTATTACCGGGACGGCGCGCAATTATGACGGTACGCCCCTCACGTATGGAACCGTGTACCTGTATGACGCAAATTACAATCAGCTGGGTTACACGTCGTTGCAGTCCGACGGGACGTATCGTTACGCCAAGCTGCCCAGTGGCGAATACTTCGCAAAACTGTCCTATTTTTATAACGGTGCAAACTCTCAGATCTGGTTCAACGGCAAAGACAGTTCCGCGTCTGCCAACGCAATCACCGTCAGTGCGCCACAGACCACTTCCGGGGTCGATTTTGCCCTGCCCAATGGGCGGATCTCCGGAACCGCTTCATATATAGCCGGTTGCCCACCCACGGTTCAAACCTTCAACCTGAGTACGGTCTGCGCTTACGATGCCGCGTCCGCGGCACTCAAGGGGTGCGTCCAAACCGGAACCGACGGGTCGTATGTTCTTGATGGGCTTGCCAGCGGTTCTTACAAAGTGCATTTTGTGTCGGATATGGAGAATATCCCTTCGCGGTGGTATGGCGGCGGGTATGATTCCAGCGGGGCGGCGCTGGTAACGGTTCAGTCGCCCAATGAACATACAGGCATCGATCTGCTGCTTGCCGAAGGAGGGACGGGCCAGATTGTCGTAGGATATCGGGATGTCGACGGGAATCCGGTTGACGGAGAGTACTCGCTCTACGATGCCGGCGGAGTGGATGTTACGGCCCAGGCCTATTTGCCCGTAGGAAATTACCGGATTAAGGCCGGCTTGTATTCAGCCTCCATTTCGCTGTACGCCTATTCCGGCTCGACTGCCCTGTATAATGCAAATTTCTGGTACGATGGCCAGGCCGATTTTGCCTCGGCAACGCCGGTGCCGATTACTGCCGGGACGACTGCCCAGGTGGTTCTGACCTATCAGAAAAGGAATTTGTCGTACTATTACCTGACAGCAACCCAAACTGCCGGGGGGGCCATGTCGCCAACGTCAAAAGTCGTCCGGTACGGGCAGAACGTCACGTATTCGTTCATTCCGGACAGCGGCTACGAAATCCAGGATGTCAAGGTCGATGATGTCTCGGTGGGGGCGGTGACGAGCTATACGTTCAGCAATATATCGGCCAGCCATGCCATTTATGTGGCTTTTAAGGTCAAACAGACGGATGCGAGCGCTCCGGTCGTCTCTTCCTTTATCGTTCCGCAACAGACCCAATCAAACGTGATACCGGTCACTGCGCTTGATGGCTCGGACAACACCGCCATTACCGGGTGGCTGATCACCGAAAGCTCCTCCCGCCCCGCCTTGGACGATCCCAACTGGCAGGCCAGTCCGCCATCATCGTACACGTCCGGGACCGCCAGTGGCCTGGTGACGCTCTACGCCTGGGCTCGGGACGCCGCCGGCAATATCTCCGCTTCGGCAAAGACTCAGGTCACCATCACGCCGCCCCCCTCCTTTACCGTCTCCGTCAGCCTGTCGGGCACCGGCAGCGGCGCGGTCAACAGCAATCCGGCCGGCATCGCCTGCACCTCGGGGACCTGTACGGGCGCGTTCGATGGCAATGCCACGGTTACGCTGCTGTCGACCCCCGCGGCAGGTTCCATCTTCAGCGGCTGGCTCGGCGACTGCAGCGGCATCGGCGACTGCAGCCTCAGCATGACCGGCACTAAAACGGTTACTGCCACCTTCGACCAGATCCCGCTGGTCAAGGCCGGTACGGCGATCATGGGGTATTACGCCGATCTCGCCGCCGCCTATGCCGCCGCTCCCGATGCCAGTAGCTTCACTATTCAGGCGCAGGCGTTCGAGTTTGCTGGCGATCTGCTGCTGGGCCGCAACATTGCCGTCTATTTCAGCGGCGGCTACGACAACGTCTTTTCTGCCCGGAGCGGCGCCTCGACGGTGAGAGGCACGCTGACCATCGGCGCCGGTTCGCTGACGGTGGACCGCCTGGCCATTCATTAACCCAGAAATAGCACGGGGGCCGCGCTTGTCGCCAGCGCCGCCCCCGTGTCCCCTCCGGATTGAACAATCCGTTAGCCCTCTTTCACCGTCACTGCCATCTCCTCCAACTCCCCCTCCAGGTGGGCGATCAGCGCCTCGATCGTCCGCGGGTAGTCGTCTGGCAGCCGTTCGACCTGCCGCAGGACAGTCTCCAGCCGGCGGGCGGTGGCAAGCGCCCCTTTGATGACGACCGCCGGGTCGCGGATTGGTTCTTCCCGGAGGGCGGCCACTTCCTTGAAGCGCTTGAGGATGGTTGGGTGGCTCCGCTCGTCCTCGACGACGCTCTTCCGCAGGTCGGCGTACTGGTCGTCGGAGAAGCTCTTTTCCTCCTTTGCCTGGCGGAGGAGGTCGATGGAGCGGTAGTCGGGGAGGGGGCGCGGCTCTTCGCGGCGGGCCAAAAGCTCCGGCTCGTGCTTTTCCATGAACCGGTAGGCGAGGGTCAGTTTCTGGGCGGTGTCCTTCTTGATCCGGATTTCCTTGGCGCAGTAATCTTCGAAACTGCCATACCCCCAGTCGCGGAACAGGTGCTGGGCGTTGACCGACAACAGCCGCTCCCCCAGTTCCACCCACGACGATTTGAAGCGCTTGGCCGTTTCCAGCACCTGGTAGCGTTCGGAGGCCGGGTCGAGGTCTTCCATGATTCGCTCGATATATTTTTCGCCTGACGATTTGGGGACGTCGCTCATCGGTCTGTACTCCATGGGAAATGTAGTCGTCTGTCGACCGATTTGTACCACAGTTTGGCCGTCGCTCCAACGGTCGATTGGTCACAAGCGCCCCCGGCGGGGATTTTTGGCTTGGCGGAGAGGATGCCGTCGGGGTACAATCGGCCCGTTTCATGAGTTTTGGCTGAGGGGAGGAGATGTTTGCCGATGAAAAAACTGAAGATCCTGATGGCCGCCTCGGAATGTGTGCCGTTTGCCAAGGAAGGGGGGCTGGCCGATGTCGTCGGCGTGCTGCCGAAGTATCTGGCCCGGCTCGGGCACGACGTGCGGGTGGTGATGCCCCGTTATTACCGGATCGATCCGGTGAAGTACGGCTTGCAGCGGTTGCCGGGGGTGCTGGTGGTGCCGATGGGGGTCATCGGCAATCAGTACTGTGCGGTCCACGAGGGACGGCTTCCCGGCTCCGAGGTGCCGGTCTACTTCCTGGAGCATCAAGGCTACTACGGCCGGAGCGGTCTCTACGAGGAAGACAACGTCGGCTACATGGACAACGACAACCGGTTCGCGTTCCTCTCCCGGGCGGCGATGGAGCTGCCGAAGATGATCGGTTTCGCCCCCGACCTGCTCCATGCCCACGATTGGCATACCGCCGCCGTGCCGGTCTTCCTCAATACCCTCTACCGGGACGATCCGCTAATGGCCGGAACGGCGTCGCTCCTCACCGTCCACAACATGCAGCACCAGGGAAATTTCTACGAAGGGCTGATGGATGTCCTCGGTATCGGCTGGGAACATTTCACCTTTCTCGGCCTGGAAATGAATGGCGAGACCAACCTGCTCAAAGGGGGGATCTACCACGCGACGATCCTCAATACCGTCAGCGAGGGGTACGCCCGCGAGATGCAGACTCCCGAGTACGGCTGGGGACTGGACGGGGTAGTGCGGGAGCGGGCGGCCGATCTGTACGGCATCCTTAACGGTGTCGATTACAGCGAGTGGAGCCCGGAGACCGATCCGTTGATTCCCGCCGGCTATTCGGCGGCCGACCTCGCCGGGAAAAAATTCTGCAAGGAAGAGCTGCAGCGGCAGCTCGGCCTGCCGGTCCGGGATGACGTGCCGGTGTTCGGCTTGGTGTCGCGACTGGTCAAGCAGAAGGGGATCGACCTGCTGGCGGAGGCGATCCCGCGGATTCTCGCCCTCGATGTCCAGGTGGTGATGCTCGGCGCGGGCGAACCGTGGGCCCATTTCTATTTCGGTGATATCATGCGCGCCTATCCCGACCGGTTCAGCTGCCGGAT contains:
- a CDS encoding DUF1566 domain-containing protein, whose protein sequence is MNFTAGGNAPWAFQTAITHDGVDAARSGLISDSQVSYFEATLTAPGTLSFWWKVSSEFGYDGLIFYLDGVAQTSISGEVDWTQATFAIPVGTHSVRWEYYKDSSASSGADAGWVDQIVWTETGVCGSSHGKILSAAPATNLCLSGTATAVTGSGPWYWSCQANANASSVACNAYNPGYSAITLPQTGQTGCWNGVGDVIGCAGTSQDGETLLGDARPSSRLTNNNDGTITDNLTGLMWVRDANLMNSRDPAFDDLATVYGVTYDGAVSWQRALDYIKKLNSEKYLGFNDWRLPNFRELESLLGDQKTDQTIGSDIFAWLAANGFINVVRPNVSYSTYDGYWSSTTNFWDGKYAWAIDVSHRTMIYRDKSSALSVWPVRSPPAATLPRTGQVLCADTSGAVIDCAGTGQDGDSRSGVAWPDPRFVDNGDNTMTDVLTGLVWTKDANAPTLDVCPSGYGSWSGALDYIRCLNNNNFLGHNDWRLPNRAELSSVANFNVPDPADWLIASGVLVNKNWTHYWTSDSDITLPSLTPRNSIGGDYPMTENKSSSNNAWPVRGGTSAKLLLSPQSIDFGSAYLEQVMTRAVTVSNPLATAVTVSAVAVGGSNATDFTLGDTCSGRTLVPNGSCSLQISFTPLSCGNKNAAITVSSTKGDYTVSLAGLACGTGTANLKGNVLDAQTLQPLANTTVTLGTLPAVTTDANGNYQFSALAAGSYELVVTKAGYKPWRSFVPVLPLETAVRNAHLFPTTWTGVNITSINSKYSTGKTYYFLPDIDSFTTVDFTAYVDWGGKTPGTVRFITPGGSYDVATTTNSATKAFNIATTFPPCSTLKAVAIAADGTTSPEAAADFLVTKPLAATPLAFVSDIDGFSYKTAVPVKAEFLKSLETVVDSTVPIFGSHPFLVNYIPEMDVSFKSDGTGSYKFSWKNKAWGESLEKEYYQHRDFRKFKTNYQYLELLKAESEIYKTLGQAIPLPAVNVGGRELTFFPLLDVGVEFNPNSCTNNEAGWKYNGSVGFAGDFKYEAVRQNVTPLGPIPVPWYVKFTLSLGGDFTLSVNDLFDKKLTGTLNLNPSVAGSLGVGVHEMGAAEGTLTMGAETKWLWPSVNPMHLEEMAIFLEEKARLYMGPWEWNTSSYRQTWCLAGPCAQQAPPLPVENSAEPVLIPRDYLNAGTVAFESAPSLAVRQFATASQTYNVSTASLSSATFPVSNPSLTSAGSSTNLLWIADNASRSPINRTMLVHSAYNGSTWSAPVPVADDGTGDASPTALTFSDGTIVAAWENVRDALADTATFPEMLTKMEIAAAVFNPATKSWGPAVRLSSNATLDRSPKLAGTAGNNLLLTWIGNDQNDLLGSAAKPNKLWYARYNGSAWSPPAMAATVPYGINRYSVAYDGTVANVVLSLDTDGNAGTIADLELYRLSYANGTWGGLSRLTTDAVIDDNPQLALAANGAFLLTWVKGGELSSVTGFDFSQRTVIRREEEYSSTLADFKQATAADGKIAVIYADTSDAGSSDLFAAIYDPTFKLWGNPLQLTADAHTEQRPTLAFLGNDTLMACYNRKLLINADGSLATGAYTELAMLKHALGDDLALKIGSLAVDPANAPPGSAVTLSVVAQNVGDKAAQNIAVVFYQGNPAAGGTAIDGATIAGPLRPGDEQAVSIPWTIPQGSAPLNVYAVIDPVGVIDTVNRTNNTLSLAVAAPDLGVRTLSGEKVGPGRFRLVASVFNNGGTASPASTLTLRSDSATGAVLASLPVKALARFESIDLTYDWNASAVAKPYYTAVATVDEANAIAEGDENNNSFRVSLPGDQQDVQAWPAALSFGTVAAGQKATRELLVSNAGTAPLAVSNVTVGSPFAVAPGGSIPCPNLSPTLLPGVSCSLEVSVTPMTSGSWNTTAAITSDDPDTPVASLPVSASVPVTTSRLSVTLAGAATGTVTSSPAGIACLAGTCSSAFVQGSTVTLLATPSLGASFNGWSGACGGTGNCSVALSSDKSVVAAFMVRNPLVKRAGTTPAFFASLGTAGSSVATAEAVTFLAQEGDFTEDLLLAGAAERTLQGGYDNTFAASSGYSRLLGNLTIAGGSLTVDRLIIGGPSDGAVSDGAPVIMLADTPATFYSTFELAYEAAANGAADLRPIIIKTGTGTITNGLTLDRNLALTLLGGLDSTLSRGEEYLHIKGALVVESGSLVVDRIVVE
- a CDS encoding carboxypeptidase regulatory-like domain-containing protein yields the protein MTLPKTLIGVLLLVMVTLCAGNAAAAEIYGRLTNSGGSGIAGVAVTVYGQGQATINSTQTDATGNYRISGLPADSYQIQFDTGNNGYASAWYGSSCPGAVLADSTVFNASMVLDSLSGTGTIQGRVTDSNGKGLNYIYPTAMKDYFDYAGSVATDANGYYTLNLPAGWYTIYFSAAVHNSMYGKAFISEYFDNVGADFLRAQRIKVTAGSTSTASAVLEEGGAISGLVTDSYGTALSGIVVSLYDTNGGKLGEATTQYDGTYSFGSLLPRNYRVQFSLMSNTYPAYAKYGVWYNGATSQNAASIAVTPGSNSTGINAVIPRGSVAGRISTPDNAAVTNAEIYLYDDSGKLQGSAYTDSNGAYLFDFVIPGTYKIQFRLQYGAITGWFSAKNSFTEATPLIVAEKAQAKADLVLSKIGGKVTDSSGVPLAGISLAIYSSAIGQYMGTVSTDANGLYKSPPLFPGSYKLYCYAKTTPDNTMYAGQWYPTGTTIVQAGNVVLPQATILADVNMLLNAVPIGFVSGHVYDQNSLPVANARVSLINQFGTTSTTVVADSNGYYKASVTSGGSYRVKFDSPSDSASNYLPSYYNGKSSLAGADSLSLAVPGDLTNINGILPPGGIITGTARNYDGTPLTYGTVYLYDANYNQLGYTSLQSDGTYRYAKLPSGEYFAKLSYFYNGANSQIWFNGKDSSASANAITVSAPQTTSGVDFALPNGRISGTASYIAGCPPTVQTFNLSTVCAYDAASAALKGCVQTGTDGSYVLDGLASGSYKVHFVSDMENIPSRWYGGGYDSSGAALVTVQSPNEHTGIDLLLAEGGTGQIVVGYRDVDGNPVDGEYSLYDAGGVDVTAQAYLPVGNYRIKAGLYSASISLYAYSGSTALYNANFWYDGQADFASATPVPITAGTTAQVVLTYQKRNLSYYYLTATQTAGGAMSPTSKVVRYGQNVTYSFIPDSGYEIQDVKVDDVSVGAVTSYTFSNISASHAIYVAFKVKQTDASAPVVSSFIVPQQTQSNVIPVTALDGSDNTAITGWLITESSSRPALDDPNWQASPPSSYTSGTASGLVTLYAWARDAAGNISASAKTQVTITPPPSFTVSVSLSGTGSGAVNSNPAGIACTSGTCTGAFDGNATVTLLSTPAAGSIFSGWLGDCSGIGDCSLSMTGTKTVTATFDQIPLVKAGTAIMGYYADLAAAYAAAPDASSFTIQAQAFEFAGDLLLGRNIAVYFSGGYDNVFSARSGASTVRGTLTIGAGSLTVDRLAIH